In Pseudodesulfovibrio sp. S3, a genomic segment contains:
- a CDS encoding glycine zipper domain-containing protein, with protein sequence MRTAIVLVMMISLLTGCQTTQAQNGAALGTLAGATLGALTFKNKISGAAIGAGAGMLVGYIAGNEMDKYDAYDERQIHNTLETAPSGHATRWVNPDSHVQYQAIPEPPRQYGNGRVERDVTLKARMADGSTQTVYAKAYRQPDGSWQLVQ encoded by the coding sequence ATGAGAACCGCAATCGTATTGGTAATGATGATTTCGCTGCTGACGGGATGCCAGACAACCCAGGCGCAGAACGGTGCCGCACTCGGCACATTGGCCGGCGCCACCCTGGGCGCACTGACTTTCAAGAACAAGATATCCGGCGCAGCCATTGGTGCGGGCGCAGGTATGCTGGTCGGTTATATCGCGGGCAATGAGATGGACAAGTATGATGCCTACGACGAACGGCAGATACACAATACCCTGGAGACCGCTCCTTCGGGCCATGCAACCCGGTGGGTCAACCCGGACAGTCATGTCCAGTATCAGGCCATTCCGGAACCGCCTCGACAATATGGCAACGGACGTGTGGAACGTGATGTGACGCTCAAGGCCCGCATGGCCGACGGCTCCACCCAGACGGTCTACGCCAAGGCTTACAGACAGCCTGACGGTTCCTGGCAATTGGTTCAGTAG
- a CDS encoding MauE/DoxX family redox-associated membrane protein, whose product MKPLFTSRPAYIALRLIIGLLFMYAGAIKLANPDGFAVTINIYGLVTWRMATALAYVIPAIEIITGLGLVLDVKGALLTVVAQLLGFMVILLYALHIGLDADCGCFGTPRSTANAPTGPLEALFRDGLMLAACAAMYWQRSKAGRTPRPITRLFSKSA is encoded by the coding sequence ATGAAACCACTTTTCACCTCCAGACCCGCCTATATCGCGCTCAGGCTGATCATCGGCCTGCTGTTCATGTATGCCGGGGCCATCAAGCTCGCCAACCCCGACGGTTTTGCCGTGACCATCAACATATACGGACTGGTTACATGGCGCATGGCCACAGCCCTCGCCTATGTCATCCCGGCCATTGAGATCATCACGGGGTTGGGGTTGGTGCTCGACGTCAAAGGGGCGTTGCTGACCGTTGTCGCACAGTTGTTGGGGTTCATGGTTATACTGCTGTACGCCCTGCATATCGGCCTGGATGCCGACTGCGGCTGTTTCGGCACACCCCGATCCACTGCCAACGCCCCCACAGGGCCCCTTGAAGCCCTTTTCCGCGACGGACTCATGCTGGCTGCCTGTGCAGCCATGTACTGGCAACGCAGCAAGGCCGGAAGAACTCCCCGCCCCATCACCCGCCTGTTTTCCAAAAGCGCATGA
- a CDS encoding nitroreductase family protein, protein MFADKDICKQCGACLDECPFDLIVDGADGFPKLRPAARKTCINCGHCVAVCPVGAVTLPEMPAVSQGLSPEQCVPLVRDLKLTPDQAEQFLCGRRSVRAYRDKVIPEDVLNRLFSISRFAPSAKNGQPARWIITRTPQATRRLAGLTVEYMATHSVFPGVVKNWSKGLDKILHGAPHVAVAHAPEDGFNPAEDCSLAAAYLELAAHAHGIGACWAGFLMEVAEGCCAIRETLGIPEGHGVYAALMLGYPKYRYKRIPARKDVEIAWLD, encoded by the coding sequence ATGTTTGCTGACAAGGATATCTGCAAGCAGTGCGGCGCCTGTCTGGACGAGTGCCCTTTTGACTTGATCGTGGACGGTGCGGACGGCTTCCCCAAGCTTCGTCCCGCTGCCAGAAAGACCTGCATCAACTGCGGTCATTGCGTGGCCGTGTGCCCGGTTGGGGCCGTCACCCTGCCCGAGATGCCCGCCGTGTCCCAAGGACTGTCTCCCGAGCAGTGCGTGCCTCTGGTCAGGGATTTGAAACTCACCCCGGATCAGGCCGAGCAGTTCCTGTGCGGTCGCCGGTCCGTGCGCGCCTACAGGGACAAGGTCATTCCCGAGGATGTGTTGAACCGCCTGTTCTCCATCTCCCGGTTTGCCCCCAGCGCCAAGAACGGTCAGCCGGCCCGCTGGATCATCACCCGCACCCCGCAGGCGACCCGTCGTCTTGCCGGGTTGACCGTGGAATACATGGCTACCCATTCCGTGTTCCCCGGCGTGGTCAAGAACTGGTCCAAAGGGTTGGACAAGATCCTGCACGGGGCGCCGCATGTGGCCGTGGCCCACGCGCCAGAGGACGGGTTCAACCCTGCCGAGGACTGCTCCCTGGCCGCCGCCTACCTCGAACTGGCCGCCCATGCCCACGGCATAGGTGCATGCTGGGCCGGATTCCTCATGGAAGTGGCCGAGGGGTGTTGCGCCATCCGTGAAACCCTCGGCATCCCCGAAGGGCACGGCGTCTACGCAGCCCTCATGCTTGGCTACCCGAAATATCGCTACAAGCGCATCCCGGCGCGAAAAGATGTGGAAATAGCCTGGCTGGATTGA